ACAGAGATAGGATTTGCAACTCCTTGTTTTGCCTGTCATCGCGAGCGCCCGCAGGGTGCGTGGCGATCTCGGTTCACGATGGCGAGATTGCTTCGCTTCGCTCGCAATGACAACTTTCTATCTCTGTTCTTGGTCGTTTCCATGCTTGACAACGTAATACATAATTATATAATATGTAAGACATAACAGGAGGCGGTATGCCAAAATCACAAGTCACAGTGCGATTAGATAAAAGTCAGTTAGCCAAAGCCCGGAAAGCTTTGGGTTCTGTTACGGTAACAGAAACGATTGAGCAGGCGTTGGCTTTGGTTACAGAAAAAGCCATTCACGACTCTATCCTCCGAAAATATAGCGGTGTGGGGAAGAAGGATTCTTTTGCCGACCGGTAATCTGGCCATTCTGGATACGTCGGTTTATATTGAAAATTTTAGAACCGGACGTTTTTCACTCGGACTGCTTCGATCTCCATGGATCATCCGGTGTTCTGCTGTTGTTCTACATGAATTGCGTCGAGGGGCAAGAGCGGATCTAGAACTCCAATTTGTATCAGATTTGGCTAAAAACGTGCGTATCATTACCCCTTCGGAGCGTCATTGGATAGAGTCTGGCGAAATCATTTCCCTTATTAGCAAGAAAAATGGTTTTGGTCCGGCTAAGATGCGAGAGTTGGCCTTTGATGTCTTGATCGCCCTATCTGCCAGAGAGATTGGGGCCACATTAATTACTTGTAATCGGCGAGATTTTACGGAGATCCGCAAACATAAGGTTTTTAGTGTCTTGTATTGGTGAACCATAGAGCAGTTCTATCCGTCCTTGCAACTATGAAATCGAACGTAAAAATAATCCAAACTTTACGACAGGACCGATTTTTTAATCGCCCGGAAATCACGAAATTAGATCGCTTTAATCTACGCAAAGGTTTTCTATAAAATGAAAAACGCTCTTATTCTTTCCGGAGGAGGCGCCAAGGCGGCTTACGAAGCAGGTGTTGTCCAATCCCTAAACCAGCTAGACTTTTCATTTGATATCGTAACGGGAACTTCTGCCGGAGCTTTCAATGCCACTTTGATCGCTGGAAATCAACAAACTCAACTGCTGGACCTTTGGAGAAATATTTCCGCATCGGATATTTACCGTTTACGAATTCCATTATGGCTTGCTTTTTTGATTCCGTCCGGCCTCATTTACTGGATTGTTAATTCCAAAAAGGCAATTTACGATAACAAACCTTTCCTGAAATTACTTCAGAATACGATTGATTTCAAAAAGATCATCGAATCACAAATACACCTCATTATTATTGCGGATGATCTTGTTTCAAAAAAGAGGGTTACTTTTACCAATAAAACTCTCATAAGGGGCGATTCCCCAAAGAGGTTGGCAATTCCCTTAACAGCAGCAAATATCATTGATGCCATTCTTGCAAGCGTGCCGATTCCCGGACTTTTTTCTCCGTTTCCGATGAATCAACACATGCTGGTGGATGGAGGTCTCACACATAATGCCCCCATTGGGGCC
Above is a window of Nitrospirota bacterium DNA encoding:
- a CDS encoding patatin-like phospholipase family protein; protein product: MKNALILSGGGAKAAYEAGVVQSLNQLDFSFDIVTGTSAGAFNATLIAGNQQTQLLDLWRNISASDIYRLRIPLWLAFLIPSGLIYWIVNSKKAIYDNKPFLKLLQNTIDFKKIIESQIHLIIIADDLVSKKRVTFTNKTLIRGDSPKRLAIPLTAANIIDAILASVPIPGLFSPFPMNQHMLVDGGLTHNAPIGAAIDAGADRLYCILNSPVRPRISEISTIPDIVNASLDMMITSMMESDILEARLKNLVTGKKHVDIHVIRPLKALPPATLEFNPEKIEEAIKIGLKAPILQHISFKEARSGFRLEIQGYNFESSKGKVFINQSEMEMTRWTEKEIIIEIPENIPTNFNILTIQTSVGTIDKNLEIPRGKSV
- a CDS encoding PIN domain-containing protein — protein: MPTGNLAILDTSVYIENFRTGRFSLGLLRSPWIIRCSAVVLHELRRGARADLELQFVSDLAKNVRIITPSERHWIESGEIISLISKKNGFGPAKMRELAFDVLIALSAREIGATLITCNRRDFTEIRKHKVFSVLYW